Genomic DNA from Channa argus isolate prfri chromosome 10, Channa argus male v1.0, whole genome shotgun sequence:
GCAGAAAATAATCTGTTGTGTTTTACAAACCAGAGGCTGAATCACGGGTGCTCGTCTTTCACACTTTTCTGTGCAGGGGAAGGATGTCGCTGCATATAGGGGATGAGGAGAAATTCGCACCTGGGCCACTTTGAAGCAGGTGGCAGTGAGTGTCAGGTCAGGATACTCCAAAAAATGCTTATGAGGGTGTGATTGACAGCTCCCCAACTAGACGGAAGGGTTTGGAGGTAAATGACGTCTAATTGTTTGTAAAAGGCTGCTGTGGAGAGGATCAGGACGGTTCACGGCGAAAAGTAAAAGACTGAATGTTATTTGTGGGGAAATTCTTTTGTCGTTTCTGGTGTAGTAAAGTCAGTGTAATTTTAAGCCGCAACCTTATCGCCTGaagggagagtgtgtgtttgatcccTACAGGGACAACTTGAAACTTGTAGGGCCAAATGgattaaatacaaatgaattaaATCAAAAGGAGGAAGCAAGACTGTGTTCAGACTATTTTCCCTGTCATAAACCTTTTTTCTACATATAGTGCATATAATATATCCGTAATtcgtttttatatatatatattcatgcacgaaaatacaaaacacatacGTCATTTGTAACATCAGTTTCTTAATCGATAATGTATGTTGCTTGTGACTACTTATACTTGAGGGTTACACAGAGGAGCCCAGTTTCTTTGGCACgacattttcactttctttgtattttaaatcaTGCAATAGTCGTTTGTTCTAATAAAGACCATACACGTTTACTTTGCTGTCTACATCAAGTATTAACAGGTATTAGTGCTGTTAAACCTGGAAATACAATGTTGCCTATGTTGAAGTGCAAAATAAACTATTGTGAGGCCTGTCTATAACTATGACTTTATAATTACCCAACCAGGTTGATATAATGCAATGCACATTGTTTGATCCGATATTTCAAGGAGAGAGGCTAAGTGTTctatacaaatgttttaaatccgTTATTATCATAGTTAAATATGCAGTAGTGCATTTTGTAGGCtgccaaataaaatacaacGTGGAGGGATCGTGTCACATGGTTTCGCTTGTTTCATGAGCAGATTAtctaaaaatacacagaaaggGATTTAACAAGTTTTTGCTCAGAAGACGCTCGACAATTTAATTTGCTCACAAAAACCAATGCACATGTTTAAAGGAAAATCAAATCCGAACTGTTAACTATTTGTCAAATGCGGTTTTTTGCAGTCTAACTTTGTGGTAAACCGAAAACTCCTACAATATAGTGACATTTACAGGAGACATGAGTTTTAGCTCCATTCACTTTCCAAAACCACTAAAATACGCAAATGCAGCCGATTATGTATCGACAGTAAGCAGAAACTGGTTAGTATAATTTTAAGCAAACCGTTGCCTTCACTCCCCGTTCTGTATAATAATGTCTATTAAATGCCAATTTTCTATAATCTACTCTGTAACTCAATATAGAACAACAACTGGACATTgtctctgaaaatgaaaataattattgctGCTTGACAATAGTCAAGAGCAAGCGTCTGATTTGTCCTTGAGGATGAAAACCAGTTTTATAGGCCAAAAAAGTTCATCCACTCATATACTAGACTTTCTTCAGAGCAATTGTCTTTCTAACAATTCCAAATTGCAGCTTTGCTCCTGAGACcaccaagagaaaaaaatacaccaGAAATGTAATCTTTTTGTTGAGAAATAGGTGGAAATTGTTTCTTTCCTCAGATATTGTACCTGTCTAAATTTAGTTAAGAtgctacaaataaagaaaattctgAGAAGtcccctttatttatttatttctgaaaaagaaatcagtCACCATATTCTATACAATCGCCGTCATAGTACGCAACAGGATAAGCAAATTTCTTACGCACTAAGAGTAAAAAACGGGGAACCACCAGAATGACGTTAATGTACACAGATGGGGGTGTTTGCATTTCACCGATCGcaagttgaaagaaaaaaaacagccttgATATTTCCCTCTGCATCAGATATCTCCACATGCAGGTATGAAGGGAAGCGATGAGGGCCGGTGTGGTCCACACTTCAGAGCTCCTTTCCTTAAGTAAGGAGTAGCCAATGACGAGCGCTGGAGATACGTATACCTGCATCACACACATTAGATTTTAGGACAAAGTTCGTGAAGTAAAAGAAATACGGGGTTAAAGAAAATGGGGTACTGATCAATTAAGACACAAAGGTATTAGTGCGTAAAAATGTCCTGCGTAAAAGTGCACTAGCATTGCACAGTGGCATCAGCCCCAAAAACGTATCTGTTGTGTCCAAGTAAAACTGATAGTTCTGTTACTCTAAGTCTTTACTTGTTTCATTGCGCATACAGCTATTGAAACTAGAAAAATTTGTGATCATGTTCAGTATCCCTTTCTGTGTTGTAGACTCACCCTGATCAGTTCAACACCCCACACCGACTCAATTCATCTGATTCATAGCATTCCGTCTGGAAGAGATGAAGGTATTTTACAGTGCCGGAGATGGATCACTGATGTGCGCCAGCGCCTTACTGACCCTGACTTAACATTTAGGCAATTACTGGAGACAAAAGAACAGCCAGTACTACTCCTGTAATACTTCAACTCCAGCCTTCGGCCTAAAAGTAGAACtattttcccatttttaaaaaatgcacaccGTTTACTTTCTGCAACTAATCCACAACGAGAACACAACAACTTCTTTGAGTTAAATTTGGAAGTCGTGACACAGGGTTCCTTAACCCCGGAATACTCATCTTCTTGTGTTGACATGCAACCCTAAAAGGTAGCTCTCAGTTTGCCCTGTCCGGGAGTCACACAGCAATTCATCATGGTTTGACAGGTGGGTTTGAGAAGAAGGCCATAGTGGCCCAGATGACATGTTCAATTCCTCAGCATAAAGCGATTATATCGCAGTGACAACTGGAAGGGTGCAATTAAACATACAATTCTGCCAAATAATAAGTGATTCGGGGCATTGTACAGAAAAAAtggctttgctttgtttttgtttatatgagCAATTCAGCTTTAGTATTTTCCAGACCCTCTTTTTTTTGCCAATGTAAGATGAGGTATTATAACATCAAGCTATATGTATAAAACAATCACTTTTGGtcacaaaaatgacacatgTTGCGAATTCATGGTAATTTGAACTGAATTGTATAGGATATAATGCAagaataagtaataataattaccAGTAGTAACTCATGTGTCTTGTGTCATTGTGCCATcgaataaaatgtgtaattgaaaaatgtgtttaactgtCGTTAAAATCCGACTGCTGTATTgatgttattaaaatatgtctgtgtcactttgaaataaaagcCTTAAAATAAACATCCAACTGAAATTAATGCctgatatgtttttaatgttttcgaTCTAAAACAGTCACTTAACAAAAAGAACACATGTACATTTCAATTAGAAGCTGGTCTGTTTCAGGCTGCTTCACTTTCAGGCCCATAACACAACAAACCGCCTGACACTGTACATGCCCACTCTATAATGTCTTTTACATTGAAATAATGTAACGTATAATGGTCAAAAGTGCTGAAATATCTTACCTTTACAAACACAgcaagagtaaaaaaaacaaaacaaaacaaaaaaaaaaacacaacctgtaACAGAGACAGTTATTTGAAGAGTCAATGGAATAAGCCTATTTCCAATCACTGCAGAGGTAGGAAGGCGCATGTAAAATATATACCAACACAAGGGGACATTCTCAGTTTATTCAGGCCTCCGTGTCCCAAACTAAGGTCGAGGTGCTTGAGGGCTCCCAAGCAAAGAGAGGAATACTCTAATGTTAGTAGTGTGTCAATCTTCGGAGTTTAACATACTGATATTTTATAGGGAAGTCCGGTCTCCCCCGCACCTACAGTCATATTTTTACCGTCTAATCACGAGAATAATCTTGAAACGGGGTTCCCACCAATCAGAGTTGCTAAATGAAAAGAGACGTCGTTTTTTGTAAGGGTTTggatgtggaaaaaaatatgaataaccTTAGGAAGCCCTGGGCTGGCCTGAACAACTCGATGAGGCAGTTCAGTTGGAGACACTGAGCAGATTAAAAGTCTCCTCAGGTCCCCTGCTCTtgtcagaaaaaatatatagagtTACTTAGATTtccaacaataaaatgaataaatacagtcaCCGCTTCTCACTGATTGCCCGTGCATGCTGAGAGTGTCCATGCAGGTAGGCAGTATGCGTACGGGTAGTAGTAGGACGGCTGCAGGGAGAGCAGCGGGGGCCGCATGATCTCTCCCGGGGTGTACTGTCTCTGGTCGTCCCGCACCAAAACTTTCACCGCCACTTTCTTCGCAGCCGGGGTGGACGCCATCAAGTCAGCGGCCATCTGGCGGCGTTTCGTTTTGTACCTGCGGTTCTGGAACCAGATCTTGACCTGAGTCTCTGTGAGCTTCAGAGAGGCCGCCAGGTCCGCGCGTTCGGGTCCGGACAGGTACCGTTGGTGGTTGAATCTGCGCTCCAGTTCGAAGACCTGCGCATGGGAGAAGGCGGCCCTGGAGCGCTTCTTCCGCTGTTTGGGCTGATCCAAGTTCTTCTCGTCCAGCGTGCTGGAGTCTGGGAGAGGAGGGCACATGTAGATGGGTCATGCaaataaatgtctgtatttGTCCGTTACTTCAATAAAGCCAAAAATATCCATGTTATGAGTGATGAAAGCTCTTGATGCAATGACTGTAAATAGTATGTACACAGACACTTTAACTACTATGtcctaaaaacatgttttcttggCATTAGGACGCTGTCGCTgttaaattaaagtgaaaaatgtcGGATCATAACTTGTGCAGACGAGACAGAGACAGTCTCCAGAACGCTGTGTGATTTACAACACAATCCAAAGTGAAGTCGTGCCACTGTAGCATAAAAAAGCCATTAATATTATTGCTATAGGAACAGGGTTTGGAAATAAGATACTTTGTCTATTATTTACCGTGCGTAAAAGTAGGACAATTTGTGCGTAAAGGTACCAGGATGTGGAAAGGTTTGCAAACAGGCCTGATACGCCACAGCAACACAATCACAACATTCGTGATGATTCTGCACAAGTGTAACGACAGTATAATGCATCAGTAGCAATATGGGCTCTTTAAAACACACTTGTCGGTTTTAAATGCAGACGCTCCACAGAGCCGTCatggcctcacacacacacatcaaaaggCCACACTCTTCCCGTCGTACTCACCCGTAGTATTGCTGGGCTCACTGTCACTCTTGGCGTTTTCCGCCGCTGCAGATTCATGATCCGTCTCCTCCTGCAAACTTTCCTCCTGGACGTCCGACGCAGGATCTCCGTCCTTCTCCGACTTGCACGCAGCCACAGCCTTGCTGTCGTTATCGTCGCTGAGTCCCGAGTCCGAATCGTAGCTTTTCTGGTCGGACGGCTCACAAACCTCCCCATCATCTCTCCGAGACCCGCCGTTCATCTCCCCAAATATTTTCCAGCACGCAGTCTTGGAGAAGCACACGTCCAAATCTGGTAAGTGTCGGCTTTCGTCCTTTTTGTTCAGAATGGCCTGGATGGAGAAAGGCATCAGCGAGTTGCCACGAACGGCCATTTTCACTAATGCGAAGTTTGCTCGTTTTTCAAGTTGAGTAATTAAAGCGCCCCCGAATAAATGTCAGTTCATCAACATTTTAGGCTATTCCCTCCGTGGAGCACTGCTGTCGCTTAACGTTTTCCCTCCACTGTTGCTTCCCGGTCGCATCCCCGCGGAAGAAGCCGTGGAAAGTTTCTGCTACATCCGCAGGCACGATGATGCTCCTCCGCATAGCTCTGCCATCAACGCGGGCTCGCTCCTGACTCTGGCCCTTTTCACCCAACGTTTTTTTTACAGTCCACCCTCACCTGTGACTGACAGGCGCTCCTCGTCACCTCCTATTGGCCCCCGAGAGGAGGAAAGCCGTGTCACGATTGGTCACTGTAAACTACGTCATGCTGCTTTCACCCGAGTGGGAAAAAGGTAGAAGTTTGGTGAATGCTTCGCACGGGAGCCTAAAGTGACATTCAGGTTTGTAACAACGGTTTTCAGCTTCGACTTCACCAGAACGGGGGAAAAAACTGCATCTCTGCACGGTGCAAGATAACAAGACTGATTGTCAGTTTAGTTTGATTGACTCTAGATAATTAAATCAATCCAGTTAATGCAGCTAAAGTGCTCTTCAGAATCCATGATGTCAGAAAAAGGCAGATGTGAGATCACAAGGAAACAAATTTAACCAGCAACACTACTCGAACACGAAACGGGGAACTGCGACGTCATTTAGTCCCCGCATCACTTGAAGGCAGCATCAGAACAATAAATTCGTGTAGGATATGTCATTTAGAAAACTTAACCCCTCATTGTCCACACAGGTCTGTGGGGAGTCCGGTGCGGAACACATTACGTGACGGTTTTCTTATAATAAGTGTTTGGGCGTTGTTACATATCGAGTTGTCCGCGTTGTATTAATCATTAATAGTCATCAAAATGATAATTTCCGTCACTTCCTGCATCATGGATCGCAATGACCAGGTAGGACTCTAACTAACCTTTGCATTGCAGAATTAGTAAATAACTTAACACACTGTTGAATGTAGGTGTTGAACTGTTTCATTAATTGAGGAAAATATCTGAGAATATACGTTAAATTACTTAGATATTTGTTTCAGCACCCGTCAGGTTGTGCAACATCCCCCAAAACACTGACGCCTTTTGTAGAAAACCCCGTCACTAAAATAACgcacagacaaaatgaaattatCATAGATTATATCATGGTGTTTTTGCAGCGTtaaatgatatttgtttttttatgttctacGCTCTGTTTATGTAGCCTGTCTGAAGACTCCATGcataatttttacagttttattaaacatgAAGTGTGGCACACAGCTCTGCCTCTGGGTAAAGTGGGGGAACATCTGTGTCGTGACCTCTGCTCTTTTCCACGTCGCCTGTGTTCACAGCTTTTCAGTTGCACTTGATTATCAGCCAATTAAATGATATTGTTGCAAACGTCAGAAGAAGTTGTTTTCCTCCATTTAGTGCAAAATGAGATTTACTGAATAAAGCTGACAAGATCGCAACTACATGGTTTCTGTGATGCTCATTGCCGGAATAAAAATAACGACCAATGAATATACATCCATAATATCCTGCAggtggaattttattttatacaattgatttattttaccatatgtattcatttattattattatgttttgggtttttttgcggttgttggttttatttttctgtcatttctcgtcattaaatgcagttttaataattaacGCTAAACGTTTAATTAATCAGGCTTTAATGAATATGCTTTGGCCTGATTGTTTTAGTGCTGCATCACAAAAGCTGTAACTAGTGTTTATTATGTGATGtggaaaaatatattaaactgcTATCCTGGTTAAAATTGATAATAggctttttttctgatttttataaatttaGAAACTCAACGACGTTTTGAGCTCCTTAGAGCAGATGATCAGGCAAACATATTTTtcccctatttttgtgtttggttttgtgtttttttcttttgggtgttttttttctttttgtggtttgttttctgAACAAACCTACAAACTCCTGCGcgcaaggtttttttttttttaaagacgaAAATCTGATCTTAAATTTCTAATTTCTATAATGTTAATTGCAGACGCATGTtggatgcttttctttttaaacgtTTGCGTAAAAAAATGGGTTCGCATAACCGTGAGAGTTAATTATTGACCCGTGAAAGACATGACTTTGATTGTAAAATTGCCTGAAAACATCTGATCCGAAGCTCTTCATGAAACGACCCCAGTTCCATGTGAATATTATAGAAATCAAAAGCGGCTGCATATCATGTCTCAGGATGACCACCCAGctgatttagagttcatcagtTCTGCTGTCACCTTGTGCAAACCCGTTGCGTGCATATATTATACCATCTAGTGGCCACTGAAAATACCTCTTCATCTTCACTTTTTGACGTTTTGTGCCTCTGGGGTCAGATCAGCATAAGCCCACCGGACTGTCCAGTCTGTGTAATACAGCCTCCAGAAACTGTAGCCTTATTAGAAATGGGAggaaaattaatacattttggggaaaagcgcattttatttacagccaCTAACACCACAACGTCCGCAGCCTATTTCAGCTGCAACTTTCGTTTctgcaaaa
This window encodes:
- the nkx3-2 gene encoding homeobox protein Nkx-3.2 encodes the protein MAVRGNSLMPFSIQAILNKKDESRHLPDLDVCFSKTACWKIFGEMNGGSRRDDGEVCEPSDQKSYDSDSGLSDDNDSKAVAACKSEKDGDPASDVQEESLQEETDHESAAAENAKSDSEPSNTTDSSTLDEKNLDQPKQRKKRSRAAFSHAQVFELERRFNHQRYLSGPERADLAASLKLTETQVKIWFQNRRYKTKRRQMAADLMASTPAAKKVAVKVLVRDDQRQYTPGEIMRPPLLSLQPSYYYPYAYCLPAWTLSACTGNQ